The Rhodopseudomonas palustris genome window below encodes:
- a CDS encoding nucleoside deaminase, with amino-acid sequence MTASTFMELALAEAAAAGAAGEVPIGCVIVRDGVVIAKAGNRTLTDRDPTAHAELLAIREAAAKLGSERLVDCDLYVTLEPCTMCAGAISFARIRRLYFGAFDPKGGAVESGVRFYGQPTCHHAPEVYSAVGEREAATMLREFFRARR; translated from the coding sequence ATGACGGCTTCCACTTTCATGGAATTGGCGCTGGCCGAGGCGGCCGCGGCCGGAGCCGCCGGCGAGGTGCCGATCGGCTGCGTGATCGTCCGCGACGGCGTGGTGATCGCCAAAGCCGGCAACCGCACCCTGACCGACCGCGACCCCACCGCCCATGCCGAACTGCTGGCAATCCGGGAGGCCGCAGCCAAGCTCGGCAGCGAGCGGCTGGTCGATTGCGACCTCTACGTCACGCTGGAGCCGTGCACGATGTGCGCCGGCGCGATCTCGTTCGCGCGGATCCGGCGCCTGTATTTCGGCGCATTCGATCCGAAGGGCGGCGCGGTCGAATCCGGCGTGAGGTTCTACGGCCAGCCGACCTGCCATCACGCGCCGGAAGTGTATTCCGCCGTCGGCGAGCGCGAAGCCGCGACGATGCTGCGGGAGTTCTTCAGGGCCCGGCGCTGA
- a CDS encoding 3-deoxy-D-manno-octulosonic acid transferase has protein sequence MVDPVPMTLRVYRKLTAAAAPLASLWIGRRLKQGKEDPSRVGERRGLSNDARPRGPVVWIHGASVGEVLAAAGLIERLRALNLRILLTSGTLTSAQVVASRFPPDIIHQFIPYDAPRFVDRFLDHWRPSLALFIESDLWPNLILAASARRVPMVLINGRMSQRSFPRWQRASATIGALLGRFDICLAQSRVDAERFSALGSPSVITTGNLKMDVAPPPADPGRLERLLAVTRGRPVIVAASTHPGEEELLVEAHRRLSASFPTLLTVIVPRHPHRGDQVAGLVEAAGLPVALRSREQQPMAATAIYVADTMGELGLFYRLAPIVFMGGSLIEHGGQNPIEAVKLGAAIVHGPHVSNFTEVYRALDDEGGAFAVPDVDALVLRISSLLSNHDARQISITAATKVVDRLGGALDRTIAALEPYLLQLQIEQGAGNA, from the coding sequence ATGGTTGATCCGGTGCCGATGACGCTCCGCGTCTATCGCAAGCTGACCGCTGCCGCGGCGCCGCTGGCGTCGCTGTGGATCGGCCGGCGGCTGAAGCAGGGCAAGGAAGATCCGTCGCGAGTCGGTGAACGTCGCGGTCTCAGCAATGATGCACGGCCGCGCGGGCCGGTGGTGTGGATCCACGGCGCCAGCGTCGGCGAGGTGTTGGCTGCGGCCGGACTGATCGAACGGCTGCGCGCGCTCAACCTGCGCATCCTGCTCACCTCGGGCACGCTGACGTCGGCCCAGGTGGTGGCCAGCCGGTTTCCGCCGGACATCATCCACCAGTTCATTCCTTACGACGCGCCGCGCTTCGTGGACCGCTTCCTCGATCACTGGCGTCCGAGTCTGGCACTGTTCATCGAATCCGATCTGTGGCCGAACCTGATCCTCGCTGCCTCGGCGCGGCGGGTGCCGATGGTGCTGATCAACGGCCGGATGTCGCAGCGCTCGTTCCCGCGCTGGCAGCGTGCGTCAGCAACCATCGGCGCGCTGCTCGGCCGTTTCGATATTTGTCTGGCGCAGTCGCGGGTCGATGCCGAACGTTTCAGTGCGCTCGGCAGCCCGAGCGTGATCACCACCGGCAACCTGAAGATGGATGTGGCGCCGCCGCCGGCCGATCCGGGCCGGCTGGAGCGGTTGCTCGCGGTCACCCGCGGCCGTCCGGTGATCGTCGCCGCCTCGACCCACCCGGGCGAGGAAGAATTGCTGGTGGAAGCGCATCGCCGGCTGTCGGCGAGTTTCCCGACGCTGCTGACCGTGATCGTGCCGCGGCATCCGCATCGCGGCGATCAGGTCGCCGGCCTGGTCGAGGCCGCAGGGCTGCCGGTGGCGCTGCGCTCGCGCGAGCAGCAGCCGATGGCCGCGACCGCGATCTACGTCGCCGACACTATGGGCGAACTCGGGCTGTTCTATCGGCTGGCGCCGATCGTGTTCATGGGCGGCTCGCTGATCGAGCATGGCGGCCAGAATCCGATCGAGGCGGTCAAGCTCGGCGCCGCGATCGTACACGGCCCGCACGTCTCCAATTTCACCGAGGTCTATCGCGCGCTCGACGATGAAGGCGGCGCGTTCGCCGTGCCCGATGTCGACGCGCTGGTACTGCGGATCTCGTCGCTGCTGTCGAACCACGACGCGCGGCAGATCTCGATCACCGCGGCCACCAAGGTGGTCGATCGCCTCGGCGGCGCGCTCGACCGCACCATCGCGGCGCTTGAGCCTTATCTGCTGCAATTGCAGATCGAACAGGGCGCCGGGAATGCGTGA
- a CDS encoding alpha/beta hydrolase → MKVVRAGLRVGGYLLGGVGLVALAFAVAIAVPVTKPAPLASIDKGARAVDRSAMPALSRFQARDGTELAYRRYQPQQDGRREVAIVVHGSAGSSIAVHALAQALAARGVETFVPDIRGHGGSGTRGDIGYRGQLGDDFADLVAMVQAARPGAPLVLVGHSSGGGFALRMAGSPVGGAIARTVLLAPYLGYREPTNRPGSGGWASPDLPRIIALDVLRGFGVACCDQLPVVAFAVPAGSEKYVTTAYSFRLLTGFGPSRDFRSDLAGATSPITVMVGAADELMRPENYQSTMGDRVSVKLLPGVDHMGIVADPSALSRIADVVVGAGAGS, encoded by the coding sequence ATGAAAGTGGTGCGGGCAGGGCTGCGGGTCGGGGGATACCTGCTGGGCGGGGTCGGTCTGGTGGCGCTGGCCTTTGCCGTAGCGATCGCCGTGCCGGTGACGAAGCCCGCGCCGCTGGCCTCGATCGACAAAGGCGCCCGAGCGGTCGATCGCAGCGCGATGCCGGCGCTGTCGCGGTTTCAGGCCCGCGACGGCACCGAGCTGGCCTACCGCCGCTACCAGCCACAGCAGGACGGACGCCGAGAAGTCGCAATCGTGGTCCACGGCTCGGCTGGCTCCAGCATTGCGGTGCATGCGCTGGCGCAGGCGCTCGCCGCGCGCGGCGTCGAGACCTTCGTGCCGGATATCCGCGGCCACGGCGGTTCAGGCACGCGCGGCGACATCGGCTATCGCGGCCAGCTCGGGGATGACTTCGCCGATCTGGTCGCGATGGTGCAGGCGGCGCGGCCGGGCGCGCCGCTGGTTCTGGTCGGCCATTCCTCCGGCGGCGGCTTCGCGCTGCGAATGGCGGGCTCGCCGGTCGGCGGAGCCATCGCCCGGACCGTGCTGCTGGCGCCTTATCTCGGCTACCGCGAACCGACCAATCGGCCCGGCAGCGGCGGCTGGGCCTCGCCTGACCTGCCGCGCATCATCGCGCTCGATGTGTTGCGCGGCTTCGGCGTCGCCTGCTGCGACCAGCTTCCGGTGGTGGCCTTTGCGGTCCCGGCGGGGTCGGAGAAATACGTCACCACAGCTTATTCGTTCCGGTTGCTGACCGGCTTCGGGCCGAGCCGCGATTTCCGCTCCGATCTCGCCGGCGCCACGAGCCCAATCACCGTCATGGTCGGCGCGGCTGATGAACTGATGCGCCCCGAGAACTATCAGTCCACGATGGGTGACCGCGTCAGCGTCAAGTTGCTGCCCGGCGTCGATCACATGGGCATCGTCGCCGATCCATCGGCGTTGTCGCGCATCGCCGATGTGGTCGTCGGCGCCGGAGCCGGCTCATGA
- the xseA gene encoding exodeoxyribonuclease VII large subunit: MARLQSPQTLANVGEFTVSELSQALKRTVEDTYGHVRVRGEITGFRGPHSSGHCYFALKDEGAKIEAVIWKGVAGRMRFKPQEGLEVIATGKLTTYPGSSKYQIVIEALEPAGVGALMALMEERKKKLAAEGLFDEARKQLLPWLPEVIGVVTSPTGAVIRDILHRLEDRFPRRVLVWPVRVQGEGSAEQIAAAIRGFNELSPDGPIPQPDLLIVARGGGSLEDLWSFNEEIVVRAAADSMIPLISAVGHETDVTLIDFAADKRAPTPTAAAEMAVPVRAELFVEVGGLARRMLSSWQRCQDFRRNELRAAARALPGASDLLAIPRQRLDNAAASLPRALRANTHAHHRRFAAAAAGMTLKVLRAQVAHSAHRLDSAGTQLQRCARATLRHRRERFEGLAVRLQASKLANQQAQRMRIAREQERLDRLAERARRALITLLERRQARVDATGKLLTALSYRGVLARGFALVRDADGRSVHAAASVAAGARLSVEFADGRVAVTADGDSGSSAEATKPAATPAKPAKRPASPAGQGSLF; encoded by the coding sequence ATGGCCCGACTGCAGTCTCCCCAAACCCTCGCCAATGTCGGCGAATTCACCGTTTCCGAGCTGTCGCAGGCGCTGAAGCGGACGGTCGAGGACACCTATGGGCATGTCCGGGTGCGCGGCGAGATCACCGGGTTTCGCGGGCCGCATTCGTCGGGACATTGCTATTTTGCGCTGAAGGATGAGGGCGCCAAGATCGAGGCGGTGATCTGGAAGGGCGTGGCCGGGCGGATGCGGTTCAAGCCGCAGGAAGGCCTCGAGGTCATCGCCACCGGCAAGCTGACCACCTACCCCGGCTCGTCGAAATATCAGATCGTGATCGAGGCGCTCGAGCCCGCCGGCGTCGGCGCGCTGATGGCTCTGATGGAAGAGCGCAAGAAGAAGCTCGCCGCCGAGGGCCTGTTCGACGAGGCGCGCAAGCAGCTGCTGCCGTGGCTGCCGGAGGTGATCGGCGTCGTCACCTCGCCGACCGGCGCGGTGATCCGTGACATCCTGCACCGCCTGGAAGACCGTTTCCCGCGCCGCGTGCTGGTGTGGCCGGTGCGGGTGCAGGGCGAAGGCTCGGCCGAGCAGATTGCGGCAGCGATCCGCGGCTTCAACGAACTCAGCCCGGATGGGCCGATCCCGCAGCCGGATCTGCTGATCGTCGCGCGCGGCGGCGGCTCGCTGGAAGATCTGTGGTCGTTCAACGAAGAGATCGTGGTCCGCGCCGCAGCCGACAGCATGATCCCGCTGATCTCGGCAGTCGGCCATGAGACCGACGTCACCCTGATCGATTTTGCCGCCGACAAGCGTGCGCCGACCCCGACGGCGGCGGCCGAAATGGCCGTCCCGGTGCGCGCCGAGCTGTTCGTCGAAGTCGGCGGGCTGGCCCGGCGGATGCTGTCGAGCTGGCAGCGCTGCCAGGACTTCCGCCGCAACGAACTGCGCGCCGCCGCACGTGCCCTGCCCGGCGCCTCCGACCTGCTGGCGATCCCACGGCAGCGGCTCGACAACGCGGCCGCCTCACTGCCGCGCGCGCTGCGCGCCAACACCCATGCACATCACCGCCGCTTCGCCGCTGCGGCGGCCGGCATGACCCTCAAGGTGCTGCGAGCGCAGGTGGCGCACAGCGCCCACCGGCTCGACAGCGCCGGCACGCAATTGCAGCGCTGTGCCCGCGCCACGCTGCGGCACCGCCGGGAGCGGTTCGAGGGGCTGGCGGTGCGGCTGCAGGCCTCGAAGCTCGCCAATCAGCAGGCGCAGCGGATGCGGATCGCCCGCGAGCAGGAGCGGCTGGATCGCCTCGCCGAGCGGGCCCGGCGGGCGTTGATCACCCTGCTGGAACGCCGGCAGGCGCGGGTCGACGCCACCGGCAAGCTACTCACCGCACTATCCTACCGCGGAGTCCTGGCGCGCGGGTTCGCGCTGGTGCGGGATGCCGACGGTCGCTCGGTGCACGCCGCTGCATCGGTCGCCGCGGGCGCCCGACTCAGCGTCGAATTCGCCGACGGCCGGGTCGCCGTCACCGCCGACGGCGACAGCGGATCGTCGGCCGAGGCCACCAAGCCGGCGGCAACGCCGGCCAAACCGGCCAAGCGGCCGGCAAGCCCGGCGGGCCAGGGGTCGCTGTTCTAG
- a CDS encoding 3'(2'),5'-bisphosphate nucleotidase CysQ → MPDANPETRHIETSESDAALLADTVREAGALALSMFRTELRTWTKGASSPVSEADIAVDELIRQRLQDATPHYGWLSEESADDLTRLDKDWVWIVDPIDGTRAYLAGREDWCVSVALIANANPMLAAVFAPVSGEFFFATRGAGASLNGASLHASVGTTLEGAKVAGPKPLIERLALPSTAHILPRIGSLALRLCRVADRQVDVAFAGGQSRDWDLAAADLIVHEADGTMTTLAGETIVYNRPEVTHGVLVAAGRERHAHIVEHFRVSPRG, encoded by the coding sequence TTGCCGGACGCTAATCCAGAAACGCGACACATCGAAACATCTGAGAGCGACGCAGCGCTGCTCGCCGACACCGTGCGCGAGGCCGGCGCTCTGGCGCTGTCGATGTTCCGCACCGAGCTGCGGACCTGGACCAAGGGCGCGTCCTCGCCGGTGTCGGAAGCCGATATCGCCGTCGATGAGCTGATTCGACAGCGGCTGCAGGACGCCACGCCGCATTACGGCTGGTTGTCGGAGGAAAGCGCCGACGATCTCACACGGCTCGACAAGGATTGGGTGTGGATCGTCGATCCGATCGACGGCACCCGCGCCTATCTGGCCGGCCGGGAGGATTGGTGCGTTTCGGTTGCGCTGATCGCGAACGCCAACCCGATGCTGGCCGCGGTGTTCGCGCCGGTATCTGGTGAGTTCTTCTTTGCCACGCGTGGCGCGGGTGCGTCGCTCAACGGCGCGTCGCTGCACGCCAGCGTCGGCACCACGCTGGAAGGCGCCAAGGTCGCCGGCCCGAAACCGCTGATCGAACGGCTGGCCTTGCCGTCGACCGCGCACATCCTGCCGCGGATCGGCTCGCTGGCGCTGCGGCTGTGCCGCGTTGCTGATCGTCAGGTCGACGTTGCATTCGCCGGAGGGCAGAGCCGCGATTGGGACCTTGCCGCGGCCGATTTGATCGTGCACGAAGCGGATGGTACAATGACAACTCTCGCGGGCGAGACCATCGTCTACAACCGTCCCGAGGTCACACATGGCGTGCTGGTGGCTGCGGGGCGCGAACGTCATGCTCACATCGTCGAGCATTTTCGCGTTTCTCCGCGAGGCTGA
- a CDS encoding transcriptional regulator — MAELDDIIHQPLRLKIMAALNALPERQGLEFVRLKKLTGATDGNLGAHIETLARAGYVAVDKAFVGKKPQTTVTATAAGRAAFARHVAGLREIIAGSAPE, encoded by the coding sequence ATGGCCGAACTCGACGACATCATTCACCAGCCGCTGCGGCTGAAGATCATGGCGGCGCTGAACGCGCTGCCGGAGCGCCAGGGACTCGAATTCGTCCGCCTGAAGAAGCTGACCGGGGCGACCGACGGCAATCTCGGGGCGCATATCGAGACGTTGGCGCGGGCCGGATATGTCGCGGTCGACAAAGCGTTCGTCGGCAAGAAGCCGCAGACCACGGTGACGGCGACCGCCGCCGGCCGTGCCGCCTTCGCCCGGCATGTTGCTGGCTTGCGCGAAATCATCGCCGGCAGCGCGCCGGAGTAG
- the purD gene encoding phosphoribosylamine--glycine ligase: protein MNILLLGSGGREHALAWKIAASPLVTTLWCAPGNAGIAREATCVALDVGNHQAVVEFCKANQVDFVVVGPEAPLAAGIVDDLAAAGIKAFGPSRTASQLESSKGFTKDLCKAHNIPTAAYERFGDPNEAKAYIRAQGAPIVIKADGLAAGKGVVVASTLAEAEAAIDMMFGGGLGNAGVEVVVEDFLVGEEASFFVLCDGEHALPLATAQDHKRAYDGDKGPNTGGMGAYSPAPVMTDAICQQAMQQIIYPTLKAMKAMGAPFKGVLFAGLMITEDGPQLIEYNVRFGDPECQVLMIRMKDDIVPALLACADGQLSHISLRWHDEPALTVVMAAKGYPGHYEKGTRIAGLDRAETIPGVQIFHAGTVASGDWVLANGGRVLAVTASAKTVAEAQRRAYEAIGVINWPEGFCRRDIGWQAVARERRGK, encoded by the coding sequence ATGAACATCCTTCTCCTCGGCTCGGGCGGGCGCGAACATGCGCTGGCCTGGAAGATCGCGGCCTCGCCGCTGGTCACCACGCTGTGGTGCGCGCCGGGCAATGCCGGGATCGCTCGCGAGGCGACCTGCGTGGCGCTGGACGTCGGCAACCACCAGGCCGTGGTCGAGTTCTGCAAGGCCAATCAGGTCGACTTCGTGGTGGTCGGGCCGGAAGCGCCGCTCGCCGCCGGGATCGTCGACGATCTGGCCGCGGCCGGCATCAAGGCGTTCGGACCGAGCCGGACGGCGTCGCAGCTCGAAAGCTCCAAGGGCTTCACCAAGGATCTATGCAAGGCGCACAACATTCCGACCGCCGCCTATGAGCGGTTCGGCGATCCGAACGAAGCCAAGGCCTATATCCGCGCCCAGGGCGCGCCGATCGTGATCAAGGCCGACGGTCTTGCCGCCGGCAAGGGCGTCGTGGTGGCGAGCACGCTGGCCGAAGCGGAGGCCGCGATCGACATGATGTTTGGCGGCGGCCTCGGCAATGCCGGCGTCGAAGTGGTGGTCGAGGATTTCCTGGTCGGCGAGGAGGCGTCGTTCTTCGTGCTGTGCGACGGCGAGCACGCGCTGCCGCTTGCCACCGCGCAGGATCACAAGCGCGCCTATGACGGCGACAAGGGACCGAACACCGGCGGCATGGGGGCGTATTCGCCGGCGCCGGTGATGACCGATGCGATCTGTCAGCAGGCGATGCAGCAGATCATCTACCCGACGCTGAAGGCCATGAAAGCGATGGGGGCGCCGTTCAAGGGCGTGCTGTTCGCCGGGCTGATGATCACCGAGGATGGTCCGCAGCTGATCGAATACAACGTCCGCTTCGGCGATCCGGAATGTCAGGTGCTGATGATCCGGATGAAGGACGATATCGTGCCGGCGCTGCTCGCCTGCGCCGACGGCCAGCTCTCGCATATCAGTCTGCGCTGGCACGACGAGCCGGCGCTGACCGTGGTGATGGCCGCCAAGGGCTATCCGGGCCATTACGAAAAGGGCACCCGCATCGCCGGGCTCGACCGTGCCGAGACGATTCCGGGCGTGCAGATCTTCCACGCCGGCACGGTGGCGTCGGGCGACTGGGTGCTCGCCAATGGCGGCCGGGTGCTTGCCGTGACCGCGTCGGCCAAGACCGTCGCCGAGGCACAGCGCCGCGCCTACGAGGCGATCGGCGTGATCAACTGGCCCGAAGGCTTCTGCCGCCGCGACATCGGCTGGCAGGCGGTGGCGCGGGAACGACGAGGGAAGTAG
- the lpxK gene encoding tetraacyldisaccharide 4'-kinase: MREPGFWHRPPSLVSRLLLPIAAIYGNIAAARMQKTGTTVGVPVLCVGNYHTGGAGKTPTTLALVALLREFGETPVVLSRGYGGRLHGPVQVDPTRHSAADIGDEPLMMAGRVPVVVARDRSDGAALACALGASVILMDDGFQNPALTKDAALIVVDSHRGIGNGSVFPAGPLRAPLALQIARTDALVVVGDGTAADGLAQQITKKGGVVLRARLVPEPASVEALRGRRVLAFAGIGDPGRFVATLQASGVEVAEQRAYPDHHPFKAEELAELAAIAKRDGLTLVTTEKDLARIGGAQQALGVEIVPFAVTLAFGDESKLRLFLLDRLNGARAERLAGRR, from the coding sequence ATGCGTGAGCCGGGCTTCTGGCACCGGCCTCCTTCGCTGGTGTCGCGCCTGCTGCTGCCGATCGCCGCGATCTACGGCAACATCGCCGCGGCGCGGATGCAGAAGACCGGGACCACGGTCGGCGTGCCGGTGCTGTGCGTCGGCAACTATCACACGGGCGGTGCCGGCAAGACGCCGACGACGCTCGCGCTGGTGGCGCTGCTACGCGAATTCGGTGAAACCCCTGTGGTCCTCAGTCGCGGCTACGGCGGACGGCTGCACGGGCCGGTCCAGGTCGATCCGACGCGGCACAGCGCCGCCGACATCGGCGACGAACCGCTGATGATGGCAGGCCGGGTACCGGTGGTGGTGGCGCGCGACCGCAGCGACGGCGCGGCGCTGGCCTGCGCGCTCGGCGCCAGCGTGATCCTGATGGACGACGGTTTTCAGAATCCGGCGCTGACCAAGGACGCCGCGCTGATCGTGGTCGATAGCCATCGCGGCATCGGCAATGGCAGCGTGTTTCCGGCGGGACCGCTGCGCGCGCCGCTTGCGCTGCAGATCGCGCGCACGGACGCGCTGGTCGTAGTTGGCGACGGCACCGCCGCGGACGGCCTCGCGCAGCAGATTACGAAGAAGGGCGGCGTGGTGCTGCGAGCCCGGCTGGTGCCGGAGCCGGCGTCGGTCGAGGCGCTGCGGGGGCGGCGGGTGCTGGCGTTCGCCGGCATCGGTGATCCGGGGCGGTTCGTCGCAACGCTTCAGGCCAGCGGCGTCGAGGTGGCCGAGCAGCGCGCGTATCCCGATCACCACCCATTTAAGGCCGAGGAACTGGCCGAACTCGCCGCTATCGCCAAGCGCGATGGGCTGACCTTGGTCACCACCGAAAAAGATCTGGCGCGGATCGGCGGCGCGCAGCAGGCGCTCGGCGTGGAGATCGTGCCCTTTGCCGTGACGCTGGCGTTCGGCGACGAGTCGAAGCTGCGGCTGTTCCTGCTCGACCGGCTCAACGGTGCGCGCGCCGAGAGGCTCGCCGGGCGGCGCTAA
- a CDS encoding DUF2093 domain-containing protein gives MLNKFGFSGSGEAQVQYLDGDFRVISPGTYVRCAVTGVQIPLDELKYWSVDLKEPYATAEAVLKRHYPDAFQPKG, from the coding sequence GTGCTGAACAAATTTGGCTTCTCGGGTTCTGGCGAAGCCCAGGTGCAGTATCTCGATGGCGACTTCCGCGTGATCTCGCCCGGCACCTATGTGCGCTGCGCCGTCACCGGGGTGCAGATCCCGCTCGACGAGCTGAAATATTGGAGCGTCGATCTGAAGGAGCCCTACGCCACGGCCGAAGCCGTGCTGAAGCGGCATTATCCGGACGCGTTTCAGCCCAAGGGTTGA
- a CDS encoding DUF4170 domain-containing protein, whose protein sequence is MSDNAQQLLHLVIGGELTDLENVTFRDLDKVDVVGVYPNYATAYAAWKARAHQTVDNAHMRYFIVHLHRLLDPEKEARSAQH, encoded by the coding sequence ATGTCGGACAATGCGCAGCAATTGCTCCACCTCGTAATCGGGGGAGAATTGACGGACCTCGAGAACGTGACGTTTCGCGATCTCGACAAGGTCGACGTCGTCGGGGTGTACCCGAACTACGCAACGGCCTATGCGGCATGGAAGGCCCGGGCGCATCAGACGGTCGATAATGCGCACATGCGGTACTTCATCGTTCATCTGCATCGCTTGCTCGATCCAGAAAAAGAAGCCCGGTCCGCGCAGCACTGA
- a CDS encoding alpha/beta fold hydrolase gives MPDLADLFPGFGSEWINTSSGRIFARVGGDGPPLLLLHGFPQTHVMWHRVAPRLAERFKVIVADLPGYGWSDMPESDDQHTPYTKRAMAKQLIEAMEQLGHVHFALAGHDRGARVSYRMALDSPGRLSKLAVLDILPTYEYWQRMNRAYALKIYHWSFLAQPAPLPENLLGGDPDFYVKAKLASWTRAGDLSAFDPQAIEHYRIAFADPMRRHVMCEDYRAGAYADFEHDKADVEAGNKIPVPMLALWGASGIAQSAATPLDVWRKWASDVQGAPIESGHFLPEEAPDQTAEALVKFFSAGP, from the coding sequence ATGCCCGATCTCGCCGACTTGTTTCCGGGCTTCGGCTCGGAATGGATCAACACCTCGTCGGGCCGGATCTTCGCGCGCGTCGGCGGCGACGGGCCGCCGCTGTTGTTGCTGCACGGCTTTCCGCAGACCCATGTGATGTGGCACCGCGTCGCGCCGAGGCTGGCCGAGCGCTTCAAGGTGATCGTCGCCGATCTGCCCGGCTACGGCTGGTCCGATATGCCGGAGAGCGACGATCAGCACACGCCCTACACCAAGCGGGCGATGGCCAAGCAGCTGATCGAGGCGATGGAGCAGCTCGGCCACGTGCATTTCGCACTCGCCGGACACGACCGCGGCGCCCGCGTCAGCTATCGGATGGCGCTGGATTCGCCGGGCCGGCTGTCGAAGCTCGCGGTGCTCGATATCCTGCCGACCTACGAATACTGGCAGCGGATGAACCGCGCCTATGCGCTGAAGATCTATCACTGGAGCTTCCTGGCGCAGCCGGCGCCGCTGCCAGAAAACCTGCTCGGCGGCGATCCCGATTTCTACGTGAAGGCCAAGCTGGCGAGCTGGACTCGGGCCGGTGATCTTTCCGCGTTCGATCCGCAGGCTATCGAGCACTACCGCATCGCGTTTGCCGACCCGATGCGGCGGCACGTGATGTGCGAAGACTACCGCGCCGGCGCCTATGCGGATTTCGAGCACGACAAGGCCGATGTCGAAGCCGGCAACAAGATCCCGGTGCCGATGCTGGCGCTGTGGGGCGCCTCTGGCATCGCGCAGTCGGCCGCGACGCCGCTCGATGTCTGGAGAAAATGGGCGTCCGACGTGCAGGGCGCGCCGATCGAATCCGGGCATTTCCTGCCCGAGGAAGCGCCGGACCAGACCGCCGAGGCTTTGGTGAAGTTCTTCAGCGCCGGGCCCTGA